Part of the Oncorhynchus masou masou isolate Uvic2021 chromosome 18, UVic_Omas_1.1, whole genome shotgun sequence genome, attaaataaacataaatatgggttgtatttccaatggtgtttgttcttcactggttgaccttttcttgtggtaaACAGGTCAcgaatcttgctgctgtgatgtcacactggtatgccacccaatagatatgggactTTATCAAAAtctgatttgttttcaaattctttgtggatctgtataATCTCAGGGAAATATGtgcctctaatatggtcatacattttgcagaaggttaggaagtgcagctccgtttcaacctcattttgtggacagtgtgcacatagcctgtcttctcttgagagccaggtctgcctacggtggcctttctcaatagcaaggctatgctcactgagtctgtacatagtcaaagctttctttaggttttggtcagtcacagtggtcagtgttctgccactgtgtactctctgtttagggccaaatagcattctagtttgctctgggtttttttgttaattcttaccaatatgtcaagtaattatctttttgttttctcatgatttggttgggtctaattgtgttgctgtcctggggctctgtggggtctgtttgtatttgtgaacagagccccaggaccagcttgcttagggaactcttctccaggttcttctctctgtaggtgatggctttgttatggaaggtttggaaatcacttccttttaggtggttgtagaatttaaagtctcttttctggattttgataattagcgggcaTCGGCCTAATTCTACTCTGCAttcattattttgtgttttacgttgcacacggaggatatttttgcagaattctgcatgcagagtctcaatttggtgtttgtatttgtgaacagagccccaggaccagcttgcttagggaactcttctccaggttcatctctctgtaggtgatggctttgttatggaaggtttgggaatcgcttccttttaggtggttgtagaatttaaagtatcttttctggattttgataattagtgtgtatcggcctaattctactctgcattcattattttgtgttttaccttGCACACGGAGGATatatttgcagaattctgcatgcagattcTCAATTTGgcgtttgtcccattttgtgaattattggttggtgagcggaccccagacctcacaaccataaagggcaatgggttctataatgattcactcactctctcactctctctctgtctctattgctCTCAACTAAATGTTGTTTCTTCTTGGATATGATGTCTCCTTTCTGCATTATATTGTTAAAAGAAAACAGTCTACTATCATTTACCTTGGACAGTATTTGGTGAGGGTGTTAGGCCAAACTATTTTAGTTTTTCTATATGTTCTTCCCTTTACTACATCTGAATGTTGTTCTGGGCGTCTGTAACaagcctctgtcctctcctctaggtTCTCCCTACTATGACAATGTGAGGCCTCTCTGTTACAGTGACTCTGACGCGGTGCTCCTCTGTTTTGATATCAGCCGCCCAGACACCTTCGACTGTGGGCTCAAGAAGGTAATGGCTCCCATCTCTCACtttatctttctgtctctctcttttctctctcttttttctctaaTAACAGTATTCCTAACTGTCTGCAAGTCCGCAGAGATTTTTTCAATCCAGCTACCAGGCTCAAATCATCTGGCTTTTATTGGACTTTTCAAAACTTGCTATTCAAAACAGAGACCAGGCAACGGATGGCTGCGTTTTAGTTTATAGCTATGTGATTCACCAGGTCCGTAGACTATTTATCTTGGTAATCATGAGGGGAATTACATTTGTAATTTGGTTAACTACCCCAAATCATGACTTGTTCATTATCATGTTGGTAAATATCTGCTCTGTTGTCTCTCCAGTGGAAGACAGAGATCTTAGATTTCTGCCCCAGCACACGCATCCTTCTCATTGGCTGTAAGACCGACCTGCGCACAGATGTCTGCACCCTGATGGAGCTGTCCAATCAGAAACAGGTCCCCATCACCCATGagcaggtgagactgagaggacaCACATAGGCCAGGGTTTTTGTTAGCCGGTAATAGCTGGCTTTTTgttcacttaaaaaaaaaagcaGATTAAAAAAATTGTccgggagaagaagaaaaaaaaacattgccaAATAATGCTTTTAAAGCTCATTGATGGATAAACCAGTCAATggaaatacagtggggagaacaagtatttgatacactgccgattttgcaggttttcctacttacaaagcatgtagaggtctgtaatttttatcataggtacacttcaactgtgagagacggaatcttaatcaaaaatccagaaaatcacattgtatgattttaaagtaattaatttgcattttattgcattacataagtatttgatacatcagaaaagcagaacttaatatttggtacagaaacctttgtttgcaattacagagatcatatgtttcctgtagttcttgaccaggtttgcacacattggagcatggattttggcccactcctccatacagaccttctccagatccttcaggttttggggctgtcgctggacaatacggactttcagctccctccaaagattttctattgggttcaggtctggagactggctagggctctccaggaccttgagatgcttctttaCGGAGCCACtacttagttgccctggctgtgtgttttgggtcgttgttttgggtccccttactgagggaaggaggttgttggccaagatctcgcgatacatggccccatccatcctcccctcaatacggtgcagtcgtcctgtcccctttgcagaaaagcatcccccaaagaatgatgtttccacctccatgcttcacggttgggatggtgttcttgaggttgtactcatccttcttcttcctccaaacacggcgagtggagtttagaccaaaaagctctatttttgtctcatcagaccacataaccttctcccattcctcctctggatcattcagatggtcattggcaaacttcagatggacctggacatgcgctggcttgagcagggggaccttgcgtgcgctgcaggattttaatccatgatggcgtatTGTGTTACTAAtgattttctttgagactgtggtcccagctctcatcgggtcattgaccaggtcctgccatgtagttctgggctgatccctcaccttcctcatgatcattgatgccccacgaggtgagatcttgcatggaaccccagactgagggtgattgaccgtcatcttgaacttcttccattttctaataattgcgccaacagttgttgccttctcaccaagctgcttggcctATTGTCCTGtcgcccatcccagccttgtgcaggtctacactttaaccctgatgtccttacacagctctctggtcttggccattgtggagaggttggagtctgtttgattgagtgtgtggacatgtgtcttttatacaggtaacgagttcaaacaggtgcagttaatacaggtaatgagtggagaacaggagggcctcttaaagaaaaactaacaggtctgtgagagccggaattcttactggttggtaggtgatccaatacttatgtcatgcaataaaatgcaaattaattacttaaaattcatacaatgtgattttctggatttttgttttagattccgtctcttacagttgaagtgtacctatgataaaaattacagacctctacatactttgtaagtaggaaaacctgcaaaatcggcagtgtatcaaatacttgttctccccactgtacatttgACTGATCATGCGGTCTATGGGTTCATGTGCATAGTtttgtggaattaaattggcACACATGTACAGCATGCAGATACAGAGCCTTTGAGTGGAAATTCTGTCAGACAGAGcgagagctgctgctgctgctgaatcttgtggtgctttcaagacaactgggaactctgaaaaatacgaggtcaaatcatggcGTCAGTGATCGTCAGGTCGGAAAGTCCAGAGTTTTAATTCCGAGTTGGATTTTTCCCAGTCAGACCTAGTTactttcccagttgtcttgaacgcactgaaaaCAGACATCTTAGATTTCTAAGTTCCCAGTTGTCCTGAACGCACTGAAGACAGACATCTTAGATTTCTAAGTTCCCAGTTGTCCTAAACGCACTGAAGACATCCATCTTAGATTTctaagttcccagttgtcttgaacgcactgaagacAGAAGTATTTCTAAGTTCCCATTTGTCTTGAATGCGGCATCAAACAGCAACAGAAGGCAGGCTTCATTAGCGCGTCACACACCAATTTGCAGTATTGCTTGAGGgaatatgcattttgaaaacatatactGAATGTTTTAATAGATATTATGAGGCACAAcggtgttttcctgctaattgTATTATGGAACGCACATTTGAGCGTAGCCTACTGCTTTATCATGTGAATAAATagtagtttatcaacatttttagCTAAACCTCCTAATCTGTTGCATCAGACATTTTTTTGTATGTATCCTGGTTGTAtaaatttgggatctatcgtcaCAAAACTatcccagagtctgtttggaataggTAGCCTAAACTTTCTTactatagtagattgacataggctagtgatttAGCTGTTGGTTATTTGTCTTGTTGTCTGAGGAAAACTAAATGTGGACAGGTATTCTAACATCTTCAAAACATCAGAATTTGTAAGAATGAATTACCGTATTCTAAATGTGATTTATGTCAtgctgagcaccgtgggtggacgccctaatcaggttacacaCCCAATGCACATGGGTCCGGTACATTTCTTATGCCTGGTAAATTAAAATGTTGGCGGTCAAACGTCTGGTGCCACATTTTCCTGATGGAGAccttgactcacacacacacacacacacacacacacacacacacacacacacacacacacacacacacacacacacacacacacacacacacacacacacacacacacacacacacacacacaaacacactcaaaaacacacacacaaaaaaaacacacacacacacacacaaaaacacacacacattcacacacaaaaacacacacacacacattcacacacaaaaacacacacacacacgcatgcacgctctcagcctctctcctctgcaCCTTCCTCCCCAGGGTTcctccatggccaagcagcttgGTACTGAGGCCTACCTGGAGTGTTCAGCGTTCACCTCGGAGAAGAGTATCCACAGTGTGTTCCGTACGGCCTCTCTGGCTTGCATCAACAAGCTCCAGCCCCTCCCCAAGACCAGCCCCACTCAACGCTTATCCAAGAGGCTCCTCCACCTCCCCAGCCGCTCCGAGCTGCTATCCTCCACCTTCAAGAAGGAGAAGACCAAGAGCTGCTCCATCATGTGAGTGGAGACCCGGGCGGGGGGGCTTTCGCTCCCTTCCAACACACTGCTCCGATTCCCCAGAACCCCTTGACTGTTTGGTTCGGGGAAGGTGTGGTTGGTTTCATCACGATAGCTTTATCATGAGAAGGCTCTTCCTCCATGctgccccccccccgcccccaaaGTCAAATAAACTCAGAACAGGTGGACACCTTGTCCTGAACTACTCTTCAGTGCATATCTCATCTTTTTCACTACTGTATCTTGGCTTTTTGATCATCAGAAAACCATTTTTCTCACCTGTTACAGTAACGGTATGCAACCATGATGGTGTGACATCACTACTATTTAGGAACATGTTGATTTGTCCAAATTGGAGAAATGTGCAACGTGTGACAAAGCTTT contains:
- the LOC135503984 gene encoding rho-related GTP-binding protein Rho6, whose product is MKERRNQQPLVVRCKLVLVGDVQCGKTAMLQVLAKDCYPETYVPTVFENYTACLELEEQRVELSLWDTSGSPYYDNVRPLCYSDSDAVLLCFDISRPDTFDCGLKKWKTEILDFCPSTRILLIGCKTDLRTDVCTLMELSNQKQVPITHEQGSSMAKQLGTEAYLECSAFTSEKSIHSVFRTASLACINKLQPLPKTSPTQRLSKRLLHLPSRSELLSSTFKKEKTKSCSIM